The sequence TTGCTTCTTGTATCAAAAGAACTTAAAAAAGCAACCGCTAATGGCCGACTGGCAACTATTTCTAAAAAACTGGATACAACACTTACCTCGCTTGAAAAAATCTCAAAATCAATTGAATCAGGCGAAGGACTGCTTGGCAAAATTGTTACTGATAAGAAACTGGAAACCGATTTGAAAGAAACAATCAAAAGCATGCGTGTCTTCAGCAAAATGATGGAAGACGCACCGTCAAAATGGATTGTTGACGAAAAAAAAGCAAAGGAAGTAAAGAAAGAGTTGGAGAAGGAAGAAAGAAAAAAAAAATAAACCACATAGATACAGAGTAATAACAGAGAGCACAGAAAAAATCCGTGTAATTGTCGTGCAAAAGCTGCGCAATCTGCGTTAAAAAAATGAAACAAAAAACAGAGTTTGTCTGTCAGGAATGCGGATATGAATCCACAAAATGGCTCGGGAAATGTCCTGATTGCGGGAAGTGGAATTCGTTTGTAGAAGAGCATAAAGTACCGCAATCAAAATTTAGAACTCATCTTATAAACTTTTCATCTGCGGTAAAAAAAATTAACGAGATTTCTGAAGTTGAACTGCTAAAAAATAGATACAAAACACAAATTAACGAATTTGATAATCTTTTAGGTGGCGGGCTTGTTGATGGGCAGATGATTCTGGTCGGTGGTGAACCTGGTATCGGAAAATCAACTTTGCTTCTGCAGATTGCAGGTTGTCTTTCCTCGCCAGCTCGCCATCCCGCCATCTCGCCGTATTGTTGTCTCTATGTTTCTGGTGAGGAATCGCTTGAGCAATTAAAAATCCGTGCACAACGATTAAAAATCAATAGCGGTTCGCTTTTTCTTGTATCAGAAACACGACTGGCTGAAATCGTTACAAAACTACACGATGTAAAACCAAAGTTCCTTTTTGTTGATTCAATTCAGACGATTTACAGAGATGATATTGAATCTGCCGCCGGCAGTGTTTCACAGGTAAGAGAAACAACTGCGGAACTTTTGTCAATCAGTAAATCAATCCCGGTTACAACATTTATCTGCGGGCATGTTACAAAAGAGGGCGCACTTGCAGGACCACGGCTTTTAGAACATATCGTAGATACGGTGCTGTATTTCAGTTCTGAGCAACATCATAACTACCGGATATTAAGATGTTTCAAGAACAGGTTCGGTGCTACATCTGAAATCGGTATCTTTGAAATGAGTGCGAGCGGTCTTAATGAAGTAAAAAATCCGTCTGAAATTTTTATCAGCGAGAAACCCAAAAATGTATCCGGAAGTGTTACAACCTGTATTATTGAAGGTGCCCGACCGATACTATTAGAAGTTCAGGCGCTTGTTTCGTCAACACCACTGCCAGTTCCAAGAAGACAGTTTTCTGGTATTGATTACAACAGAGCAGTAATCATAATTGCGGTTTTAGAAAAGCGACTCGGACTCCGACTTGCCAATCAGGATATATTCATAAATATCGTTGGTGGAATAAAAACAAAAGAGCCTGCCTGCGATTTGGCAGTCGCATGTGCAATTGTGTCTGCAACTGGTAATTTTGTTGTTCCATCTAAAATAGGAATCATTGGCGAACTCGGGCTTACAGGCGAGATAAGAGCGGTAAATCATATTTCGCAACGGCTGAATGAATTTTCAAAACTTGGATTTGAAAAATGTCTTGTGCCAAAAACTAATGTAAAAAGTATAAGTGATAAATTAAAAATAAAAATCGTTCCGCTTGAAACGGTTTATGACGCGATGACAGCAATCAAAGGTTAAAGGTATAAATTAAAAATTAAAATTAAAATTAAATCCAAAAATTTTAACCTTTTACTTTTAACCTTTAACTTGTAGTTAACAGGAGGTGTCTGTGCTTATCTGGATTATTAGAGCAGTAGTTATTATCGCAGGACCTGTAGTAGGTTGGTTTCAAATTTCTAAAGATGCTAAAGGAATTTTAATTGGCGTTGCAGTTGCATTGCTTGTAATTTTTGTAGAAATCCTTATTGAGATGATTCCGCTTGATTCAATTGTTGCTGGCGGATTAGGCGCTATTCTCGGCCTAATTGCTGCAAAACTTTTGGACTATTCAATCTCGTTAATGGAAGACCAAAAATTGAATACTTTTATCAAAACATACTCAATCCTGATAAAAATGGTTCTTGCATATCTTGGATTCATAATCGCCATAAGAAAAAAAGAGGAACTCTCACTGTTAGATAAAGATATCCATCTTACATCTAAAAAAAGACAGGAAGATGTAAAAGTACTTGATACATCTGCAATTATTGACGGCCGGATTCTGGATATTATAGAAACAAATTTTATATCAGGTATAATTGGAATCCCGGAGTTTATAATTTCTGAACTTCAAACGCTATCAGATTCCGTAGATTCAGTAAAAAGACAACGTGGACGCCGTGGGCTGGATTTACTCAATAAAATCAGGCAGAATTTAGTAGTGCCTGTAAAAATTTTTGAGAAAGATTATCCTGAAATTAAACAAACGGATGCAAAAATACTGAAACTTGCAGAAGATATAAAAGCAAAAATTATTACAACAGATTTTAATCTTAATAAGGTAGCATCAGTTCATGGTGTTACAGTGTTGAACATTAACGAACTTGCCGGTGTTATTAAACCTATTCTGCTGCCTGGCGAATTGCTGAATATCTATCTTATGAAAGAAGGAAAAGAGAAAAAACAAGCAGTTGCATATATGGAGGATGGAACAATGATTGTTGTAGAAAATGCCCGACATCTTATCGGTAAAAAAGTTGATGTTGTTGTAACCAATATCTTACAAACATCTACAGGCAAGATGATTTTTGCTAACCTGAAAGAAGAATAAAAATAGTATCACATTAGCGACAATATGATAATATCAGCAGTAATAGTTGCAGCCGGGAAAGGTAAAAGATTCGGTTCAAAAAAACAGTTTGAATATCTCGGTAAAAAAAAGGTTGTTGAACTAACCGTCTCAAAATTTGTTAAAATCCCCGAAATAAAAAATATAGTTTTGGTTCTACCAAAAGAAGATATTAAACGAAATTTTGGAATTCCCGGAAAAGTTAAAATTGTTCCCGGTGGCAAAACCCGCCAGCACTCCGTCTTTAATGGTCTTTTATCTTTAAGCCCCAACACTGATATAGTTTTAATTCACGATGGAGTTAGACCGTTTGTATCCGAAAAAATAATAAGAAACAGTATTACAATAGCAAAAAAGTACGGTGCTTGCATTGCAGCTGTTCCTTCCAAGGATACGGTAAAGATTGCCAAAAACGGATTTATAATTTCAACTCTGAAAAGACAAAACATTTTTCTTGCCCAGACACCACAAACATTTAAGTATTCTATAATAATGAGAGCATATAAAAAAGCATTCAAAGAAAAATTTTTTTCAACTGATGATTCCGCACTTGTAGAAAGATTAGGTGAAAAAGTTAAAGTTGTCTTAGGTAATTATAGTAATATCAAAATCACCACAAAAAACGACTTAAAAACCTATGAACATAAGAACTCAAGAATATAAGAACGCCTTTCTAAAGGTGGGCTTCGGTTACGATATTCATAAACTTGTGAATGGGAGACCGCTTTATTTAGGAGGTGTAAAGATTCCTTTTTCAAAAGGACTACTTGCTCATTCTGACGGTGATGTGCTTTTGCATGCAATCTGTGATTCGCTTTTGGGTGCCGCCGGGCTTGGCGATATAGGACGACATTTTCCAAATACAGATAAAAAATATAAAAATATTTCAAGTTTAATTTTGCTTAAAAAAACAATGAATTTATTAAAAAAATCCGGCTACAAAATAATTAACATTGATACAATGCTCGTCGCAAAAAAGCCGAAAATCTCACCGTATATTTACAAAATGAAAAAAACGATTTCAAAAATTATCAGCACAAAAAATATTTCCATTAAGGCAACCACCAACGAAGGAATTGGTGAAATTGGCAAAGGCACCGCAATCTGCTCCTATTCAGTCTGTCTACTTGGTACTCAGAAAATTATAAAATTTACTTGAATGAAAACAAAACACGAATGTAACCCGAATTTTAACCGAATTAAACCGAATATTCGGTTATATTTGCTGACTTTATTCGGTGTAGTTATTCGGGTTCTTTTTTTTACAGCAACACTCTACTGCACATCTATTGACAAAAATGCTGGGACCTGCGGGTTCCAATTTCTTAAAATCAATAATAGTGCAAGAGCGTTTGCTATGGGAGAAGCGTTTTGTGCTATTAGTGGTGATATAAATTCCGTCTGGCTGAATCCTGCAGGGTTGGCGCCCGTCGATACACCTGCAGCAAGTTTCTCGCATAACAGCTGGTTGTCTAAAATTCAATTGCAGGCGGTATCTTATATTCATCCTATCCGCCAGGGGGATAGCACCTTCGGTGCAAGTATACTTTATCTACATATGGATAAATTTACAGGCTATGATATTGATGCGTATGGAGAGCCTGTAAAAATACCGGAGTTTACATGTTATGATTTAGAAGGTATTTTGACTTATTCTAAAAAACTAACAGCAAATATTTTTACTGGCTTAAATCTTAAACTTATACAAGAAAAACTAGAGACACAAAACTCATTCGCTGTTGCTACAGATTTAGGTGTAGTTTATAAAATAGACCACTGGCTAAAAAACAGTGCGATTGGAACAGCTATCCAAAATTTAGGTAAGGCAACTGAATTTATTGATAAGGCCGAGAGACTACCATTAAATTTTAACCTTGGTTGTTCTTATAACCTAATCGCCCAATCGCCTAATCGCCTAATTACTGCCTTAGATATAAACAAGCCGATTGATAACAACCTGTATTTTAATTTCGGTGCTGAATATAATTTTATGAAAATTATAGCTATAAGAACCGGATATAATACAAAAAATAATTTTGGTCCCGGGATATCCGCAGGGATAGGCTTCAAAACTAAAAATTTGGTTATTGATTATGCATTTATACCCTATGGTAAAGTTGGTAATAGTCACAGGGTTTCTTTAACATTAACATTTGGTAAAGGCGTAGCACGGAAAAAAGTACCGGAAGAGAAAAAATTATCTCTCCAGGAAGCAAGACAGCAGATAAAATTAGAGGATTGTATAAATGAAGGTATAAAACTGTTCCATTCAGGAGATTATCAATCCGCAATAGTTAAGTTTAAAGAAGCTAATACGCTAAATCCTGACGAAACTAAAGCAAAATCGCAAATAGAAGAAATAAATAAAAAGTTAATCGCATTGAATGACGATGCGACATTATGCTATAATAACAACCAGTTTGTTGAAGCAATCTCAAAATGGGAAGAGCTCCTTTCCAAGTGTCCACATTATCCTAAAATACTTGAAGCTATAAAATCTGCAAAACTAAAAATAGATGCACAGGAGAAGGAAAAGCGAGCAGAATACCTGAAACAACTGCTCCGGAAAGGGAGTGAGTATTATAATCAAGGCAATATTGATAAAGCTGTCTTTGAATGGCGTAAGGTGTTAAGCTTAGAGCCTGAAAATAAAGAAGCGGTAGAGCTGACTAAAAAGGTAAAGGATACGCTTTTTGATACTGCAACACAACACCTTAATAATGGTGAATTACAAAAAGGATTAGAGACATACGAAAGAATAATTAAAATAGACCCGACAGATAAAACTGCGTTGCAGTTATTCAACAACACAAAAACAGAATTTGAAGAGAAAATAAAAAAGCGTGCTGAGAAAGCTGCTGAAGAATATAATAATGGGAATTATGATACTGCAATAAAAGAGTGGGAAGGATTGCTTAAAACAGGCACTTATAGTGAAGAAGTAAAAAATAATCTTACGAAAGCGAAATTATACAAAGGGATAATGTATTACAGGGCTGAGAAATTAACTGATGCAGTCAACTGCTGGGCAGAAATACTGAAACTTGACCCCCAAAATGAAAAAGCACAGGTATATTTAGCGCGTGCTAAGAAAAAACTTGAAAGCATAGAAGTGCTCAAAAAAGAAGAATAATATCAGACTTCTACGCAACTTTAGTTGTGGTCCGACAATTCAGTTTCTTGCTTGGTAGCCGTTCGCCTCAGGCGGACGTTACCGACAAGGTAGCCGCAGGCTTTAGCCTGCGTAAACTACAATATCCTTAAACCGATGCTGAAGCCTCGGTTTACTACAACAACCCAAACTGAAGTTTGGTAGAAATAATAATATGAAAAAATTGTTTCCTATTCCCATATTCCTGTTTCTTGCTTCCTGTTTCTTGCTTCCTGCTTCCTGCCTTCACGCGACAGATGTTTCCGGTATCATTTCTGCTGACGCTACCTGGACATTGGCTAATAGCCCGTATAATGTCACCGGTAATACCTTAGTAGAAGCCGGCGTAACTTTAACTATTGCGTCCAGTGTGATTGTAAAATTTTATATCGGTACTTATCTACGGGTTGACGGGACATTAAAAGCAGAAGGCACCGCTTCTAACCATATCATATTTACTTCTACCAAGACAACACCTGCAGCAGGTGATTGGGGCCGCATCAAATTCACGGATACCAGCGTAGATGCCAATTGCATC comes from Elusimicrobiota bacterium and encodes:
- the radA gene encoding DNA repair protein RadA, whose amino-acid sequence is MKQKTEFVCQECGYESTKWLGKCPDCGKWNSFVEEHKVPQSKFRTHLINFSSAVKKINEISEVELLKNRYKTQINEFDNLLGGGLVDGQMILVGGEPGIGKSTLLLQIAGCLSSPARHPAISPYCCLYVSGEESLEQLKIRAQRLKINSGSLFLVSETRLAEIVTKLHDVKPKFLFVDSIQTIYRDDIESAAGSVSQVRETTAELLSISKSIPVTTFICGHVTKEGALAGPRLLEHIVDTVLYFSSEQHHNYRILRCFKNRFGATSEIGIFEMSASGLNEVKNPSEIFISEKPKNVSGSVTTCIIEGARPILLEVQALVSSTPLPVPRRQFSGIDYNRAVIIIAVLEKRLGLRLANQDIFINIVGGIKTKEPACDLAVACAIVSATGNFVVPSKIGIIGELGLTGEIRAVNHISQRLNEFSKLGFEKCLVPKTNVKSISDKLKIKIVPLETVYDAMTAIKG
- the ispD gene encoding 2-C-methyl-D-erythritol 4-phosphate cytidylyltransferase is translated as MIISAVIVAAGKGKRFGSKKQFEYLGKKKVVELTVSKFVKIPEIKNIVLVLPKEDIKRNFGIPGKVKIVPGGKTRQHSVFNGLLSLSPNTDIVLIHDGVRPFVSEKIIRNSITIAKKYGACIAAVPSKDTVKIAKNGFIISTLKRQNIFLAQTPQTFKYSIIMRAYKKAFKEKFFSTDDSALVERLGEKVKVVLGNYSNIKITTKNDLKTYEHKNSRI
- the ispF gene encoding 2-C-methyl-D-erythritol 2,4-cyclodiphosphate synthase, with product MNIRTQEYKNAFLKVGFGYDIHKLVNGRPLYLGGVKIPFSKGLLAHSDGDVLLHAICDSLLGAAGLGDIGRHFPNTDKKYKNISSLILLKKTMNLLKKSGYKIINIDTMLVAKKPKISPYIYKMKKTISKIISTKNISIKATTNEGIGEIGKGTAICSYSVCLLGTQKIIKFT
- a CDS encoding PorV/PorQ family protein, producing the protein MKTKHECNPNFNRIKPNIRLYLLTLFGVVIRVLFFTATLYCTSIDKNAGTCGFQFLKINNSARAFAMGEAFCAISGDINSVWLNPAGLAPVDTPAASFSHNSWLSKIQLQAVSYIHPIRQGDSTFGASILYLHMDKFTGYDIDAYGEPVKIPEFTCYDLEGILTYSKKLTANIFTGLNLKLIQEKLETQNSFAVATDLGVVYKIDHWLKNSAIGTAIQNLGKATEFIDKAERLPLNFNLGCSYNLIAQSPNRLITALDINKPIDNNLYFNFGAEYNFMKIIAIRTGYNTKNNFGPGISAGIGFKTKNLVIDYAFIPYGKVGNSHRVSLTLTFGKGVARKKVPEEKKLSLQEARQQIKLEDCINEGIKLFHSGDYQSAIVKFKEANTLNPDETKAKSQIEEINKKLIALNDDATLCYNNNQFVEAISKWEELLSKCPHYPKILEAIKSAKLKIDAQEKEKRAEYLKQLLRKGSEYYNQGNIDKAVFEWRKVLSLEPENKEAVELTKKVKDTLFDTATQHLNNGELQKGLETYERIIKIDPTDKTALQLFNNTKTEFEEKIKKRAEKAAEEYNNGNYDTAIKEWEGLLKTGTYSEEVKNNLTKAKLYKGIMYYRAEKLTDAVNCWAEILKLDPQNEKAQVYLARAKKKLESIEVLKKEE